The following coding sequences are from one Verrucosispora sp. WMMD573 window:
- a CDS encoding MerR family transcriptional regulator: MTIGELAARFGLATHVLRHWEAMGLLAPERQPNGRRRYQREHAGQVGLILLGKDAGFSLSQLRALLTNQDDPTVWRQLLTEQQKLLRQRISDSQASLAIISQALDCDHPDLTECTELVNSVNNTAGEPAHSPTFRGSDGSN; this comes from the coding sequence ATGACTATCGGCGAGTTGGCCGCCCGGTTCGGCCTGGCTACACACGTACTGCGGCACTGGGAGGCGATGGGTCTGCTCGCTCCCGAGCGGCAACCCAACGGGCGACGCCGCTACCAGCGAGAACACGCTGGCCAGGTCGGCCTGATCCTCCTTGGCAAGGATGCCGGGTTCAGCCTCAGCCAGTTGCGGGCACTGCTGACCAATCAGGACGACCCGACGGTATGGCGGCAGCTGCTGACGGAACAGCAGAAACTGCTGCGCCAACGAATAAGCGACTCGCAAGCCTCGCTGGCAATTATTTCTCAGGCTCTGGACTGCGATCATCCGGACCTCACCGAATGTACCGAACTGGTGAATTCGGTGAACAACACTGCCGGCGAGCCGGCCCACTCCCCCACTTTTCGCGGATCCGACGGGTCCAACTGA
- a CDS encoding sporulation protein, which produces MVFKKMLSALGVGGPSVDTVLANPNTRPGLALDGQVNLLGGDAAADIEHIAIGLVTRVEIGEQAGVMEFHRQVVSGPLQLAPKQALSIPFQLPLPWETPITAVYGQRLPGMSLGLRTELAIARAVDKGDLDEINVHPLPVQERILEAFLQLGFQFKKADLERGVIHGVQQTLPFYQEIEFFAGPQYAQTINELELTFVTNPHGVDVVLECDKRGGFLAPGHDVFGRYQVAHTDAERSDWVQVVDGWLQETIGRFGAMRAQAFGPQGYGGAQKFGHPHQRRGSGMGGVVAGAALGAAGGMLAGHMIGNAFEGAEDDVTEAAGDFGGDFGGGDFGGFEEF; this is translated from the coding sequence ATGGTCTTCAAGAAGATGCTGAGCGCGTTGGGCGTGGGCGGTCCCAGTGTGGACACCGTCCTGGCCAACCCGAACACCCGGCCTGGCCTGGCCCTCGACGGTCAGGTCAACCTGCTCGGTGGGGACGCCGCGGCGGACATCGAGCACATCGCCATCGGTCTGGTCACCCGGGTGGAGATCGGTGAGCAGGCCGGTGTGATGGAGTTCCACCGCCAGGTGGTCAGCGGGCCGCTGCAACTCGCGCCGAAGCAGGCGCTGTCCATCCCGTTCCAGCTTCCGCTGCCCTGGGAGACCCCAATCACCGCCGTGTACGGCCAGCGGCTGCCCGGCATGTCGCTGGGGCTGCGCACCGAGCTGGCGATCGCCCGCGCGGTCGACAAGGGCGACCTGGACGAGATCAACGTGCACCCGCTGCCGGTGCAGGAGCGCATCCTGGAGGCGTTCCTCCAGCTCGGCTTCCAGTTCAAGAAGGCCGACCTGGAGCGGGGTGTGATCCACGGGGTGCAGCAGACCCTGCCGTTCTACCAGGAGATCGAGTTCTTCGCCGGGCCGCAGTACGCGCAGACCATCAACGAACTCGAACTGACCTTCGTCACCAACCCGCACGGCGTCGACGTGGTGCTGGAATGCGACAAGCGCGGCGGCTTCCTGGCGCCCGGCCACGATGTCTTCGGCCGCTACCAGGTGGCGCACACCGACGCGGAGCGCTCCGACTGGGTGCAGGTGGTCGACGGCTGGTTGCAGGAGACGATCGGCCGCTTCGGTGCCATGCGCGCCCAGGCGTTCGGCCCGCAGGGCTACGGCGGCGCGCAGAAGTTCGGCCACCCGCATCAGCGCCGGGGCTCCGGCATGGGTGGGGTGGTGGCCGGCGCCGCGCTGGGTGCCGCCGGTGGCATGCTCGCCGGCCACATGATCGGTAACGCGTTCGAGGGAGCCGAGGACGACGTGACCGAGGCCGCCGGTGACTTCGGTGGCGACTTCGGTGGCGGTGACTTCGGCGGCTTCGAGGAGTTCTAG
- a CDS encoding glycerophosphodiester phosphodiesterase family protein — MRTVRRTAVAALAATIVTTMLAAPAAAHPRPDRDFDLQAHRGGLGLRVESSLASFGNALQLGVSTLELDVQITEDRRAVVTHDRRVSAAKCTDTAPVVPGDPEFPYVGKYVNTLTLAQVRTLDCGSRTLPDRPGQLAVPGARMPLLSEVFALVKRYRANDVTLNIETKVEAGAPSETAPREQFVQVTAKEIRAAGLLRQVTIQSFDWGALKRMRQVEPRLPLVALTNYDFLQVGQPGASPWLGGLDIDDFGGDPIRAIRSLGVTAFSPVHGFPQNGTVTDPGYRPYVTREVVTHAHRNGIRVIPWTVNDVPTMAKLIDDGVDGIITDYPDRLRTLLAQRGYRLPRAYASPFDIQAHRGGRATRPENTLPAFANALANPAISTLELDTGVTSDGRLVVLHDRTVNGSHCLDTAPVRPRDPQFPYVGKLVHSLSLAQLKTLDCGTKTAADMPDQVPAPGARIPTLEEVFALVKASGRTDIRFNIETKISPLVDDTEPYRSFTRKLVTAVQRAGLTSRVTVQSFDWRTITYARHLDRRIETVALVWQYGPAECAGLADECSLRAAYGDPSVKSPWTAGLDWWKYRNLGKLTRAAGAATVSANWQVHDPAQGSVTHPDWYLRQDPTYFHGPDVRTLQARYGLKVIPYTVNDAAVMQRVIDLGVDGIITDDPDLLVGVAIRNGLR; from the coding sequence GTGCGCACCGTACGCCGTACCGCCGTCGCGGCCCTGGCCGCGACGATCGTGACGACCATGCTGGCGGCACCCGCCGCGGCACATCCGCGACCAGACCGGGACTTCGACCTACAGGCCCACCGCGGCGGACTCGGGTTGCGGGTGGAGAGCAGCCTGGCGTCGTTCGGCAACGCCCTCCAGCTCGGGGTGAGCACCCTCGAACTGGACGTTCAGATCACCGAGGACCGACGGGCCGTGGTCACCCACGACCGGCGGGTCAGCGCCGCGAAGTGCACCGACACCGCCCCGGTCGTACCCGGTGACCCCGAGTTCCCGTACGTCGGCAAGTACGTCAACACGTTGACCCTGGCGCAGGTGCGCACCCTCGACTGCGGCTCGCGTACGCTGCCGGACCGGCCCGGCCAACTCGCCGTGCCGGGTGCCCGGATGCCGCTGCTGAGTGAGGTCTTCGCCCTGGTCAAGCGGTACCGGGCCAACGACGTGACGCTCAACATCGAGACCAAGGTGGAGGCGGGAGCGCCGAGCGAGACCGCGCCACGGGAGCAGTTCGTCCAGGTCACCGCGAAGGAGATCCGGGCCGCCGGGCTGCTGCGGCAGGTGACCATCCAGAGCTTCGACTGGGGCGCGCTCAAGCGGATGCGTCAGGTCGAGCCGCGGCTGCCGCTGGTGGCGCTCACCAACTACGACTTCCTCCAGGTCGGACAGCCGGGTGCCTCCCCGTGGCTGGGTGGGCTGGACATCGACGACTTCGGCGGCGACCCGATCCGGGCGATCCGCAGCCTGGGCGTCACCGCCTTCTCACCGGTGCACGGCTTCCCGCAGAACGGCACCGTCACCGACCCCGGCTACCGGCCGTACGTGACGCGGGAGGTGGTGACCCACGCGCACCGCAACGGCATCCGGGTGATCCCGTGGACGGTGAACGACGTGCCGACCATGGCCAAGCTGATCGACGACGGGGTGGACGGCATCATCACCGACTACCCGGACCGGCTGCGTACGCTGCTCGCGCAGCGCGGCTACCGGCTCCCACGGGCGTACGCCTCGCCGTTCGACATTCAGGCGCACCGCGGCGGCCGGGCGACTCGACCTGAGAACACCCTGCCCGCCTTCGCCAACGCCCTGGCCAACCCGGCGATCTCCACCCTGGAACTGGACACCGGCGTGACCTCCGACGGCCGGCTGGTCGTGCTGCACGACCGTACCGTCAACGGTTCGCACTGTCTCGACACCGCACCGGTACGGCCGCGCGACCCGCAGTTCCCGTACGTGGGCAAGCTGGTGCACTCGCTCAGTCTCGCGCAGCTCAAGACCCTCGACTGTGGCACGAAGACCGCCGCCGACATGCCCGACCAGGTGCCCGCCCCGGGCGCCCGGATCCCCACCCTGGAGGAGGTCTTCGCGCTGGTGAAGGCCAGCGGCCGGACGGACATCCGGTTCAACATCGAGACGAAGATCAGCCCGTTGGTGGACGACACCGAGCCGTACCGCAGCTTCACCCGTAAGCTGGTCACCGCCGTGCAGCGCGCCGGCCTCACCAGCCGGGTCACCGTCCAGTCGTTCGACTGGCGCACCATCACCTACGCCCGGCACCTGGACCGGCGGATCGAGACGGTCGCCCTGGTCTGGCAGTACGGGCCGGCGGAGTGTGCCGGCCTGGCCGACGAGTGCTCGCTGCGGGCGGCGTACGGCGACCCGTCGGTCAAGAGCCCGTGGACCGCCGGACTGGACTGGTGGAAGTACCGGAACCTGGGCAAGCTCACCCGGGCGGCCGGCGCTGCCACGGTCTCGGCGAACTGGCAGGTGCACGACCCGGCGCAGGGTTCCGTCACCCACCCGGACTGGTACCTGCGGCAGGACCCGACGTACTTCCACGGGCCGGACGTACGCACCCTCCAGGCCCGGTACGGCCTGAAGGTGATCCCCTACACCGTCAACGACGCCGCGGTGATGCAACGGGTGATCGACCTCGGAGTCGACGGCATCATCACCGACGACCCGGATCTGCTGGTCGGCGTGGCCATCCGCAACGGTCTGCGGTGA
- a CDS encoding AAA family ATPase produces the protein MLYQRLDDLRDQAATRLTEQLRSGGGTLQARSQRDSSVRMYADQVEQFSAVENGLCFGRLDTDSDQRHYIGRIGIFDTEGDYEPLLMDWRAPAARAFYLATAANPQGIRRRRHLRTRQRKVVGLNDEVLDLATASPTAHEELTGEASLLAALNAGRTGRMRDIVETIQAEQDRIIRADLPGVLVVQGGPGTGKTAVALHRAAYLLYTHRRELSTRGVLLVGPNVTFLRYISQVLPALAETGVLLRTQGDLFPGVSAHRAEPATTAALKGRLTMVEVLAAAVRDRQRVPDEPVEIELPQREVLVLDPATVRAARDRARRSGRPHNLARAVFDIEVIHALADQVAERIGADPLGGENLLEEADRAEIRRELREEPEVRAALDELWPVLTPQRLLADLYAAPERIDTAAPMLTDAERAALHREPGGWTPADVPLLDEAAELLGEDDRAAAARRDRIRALQREYAEGVLEIARGSRSIDVEDEAEGGEILGVTDLLDADRLLERQEEADRLTTAQRAAADRGWAFGHVIVDEAQELSPMAWRLLMRRCPSRSMTIVGDVAQTGALAGTPSWAEALAPYVADRWRLTELTVSYRTPAEIMEVAAEVLAEIDPALRPPRAVRSSGFPPQQRAVPAESLGAELVALATAEAAGLTDGRLGVIVPAGRLDDLGPALTTALPEAAVGEQPELESRVVVLTVAEAKGLEFDSVVVVDPDRIIAESPRGPSDLYVALTRATQRLTTLTPTRPTA, from the coding sequence ATGCTCTACCAGCGCCTCGACGACCTACGTGACCAGGCGGCGACGCGGTTGACCGAGCAACTGAGGTCCGGCGGTGGCACGTTGCAGGCCCGCTCACAACGCGACAGCTCGGTACGCATGTACGCCGACCAGGTCGAGCAGTTCTCGGCGGTGGAGAACGGTCTTTGTTTCGGCCGGCTGGACACCGACAGCGACCAGCGCCACTACATCGGCCGGATCGGCATCTTCGACACCGAAGGTGACTACGAGCCGCTGCTGATGGACTGGCGTGCCCCGGCCGCCCGCGCCTTCTACCTCGCCACCGCCGCCAACCCGCAGGGCATCCGGCGGCGTCGGCACCTGCGTACCCGGCAGCGGAAGGTGGTCGGCCTCAACGACGAGGTGCTCGACCTGGCCACCGCCTCCCCCACCGCCCACGAGGAGCTGACCGGTGAGGCGTCGCTGCTGGCCGCGCTGAACGCCGGGCGCACCGGCCGGATGCGGGACATCGTCGAGACCATCCAGGCCGAGCAGGACCGAATCATCCGGGCCGACCTGCCGGGCGTGCTGGTGGTACAGGGCGGCCCCGGCACCGGCAAGACCGCCGTCGCGCTGCACCGGGCCGCGTACCTGCTCTACACCCACCGGCGGGAACTGTCGACCCGGGGTGTGCTGCTGGTCGGCCCGAACGTGACGTTCCTGCGGTACATCTCGCAGGTGCTGCCCGCGCTGGCCGAGACGGGCGTGCTGCTGCGTACCCAGGGCGATCTTTTCCCGGGCGTCAGCGCCCACCGGGCCGAGCCGGCCACCACCGCCGCCCTGAAGGGCCGCCTGACGATGGTCGAGGTGCTGGCCGCCGCCGTACGCGATCGGCAACGGGTGCCCGACGAGCCGGTGGAGATCGAGCTGCCGCAACGGGAGGTCCTCGTCCTCGACCCGGCCACCGTGCGGGCGGCGCGGGACCGGGCTCGGCGAAGCGGCCGGCCGCACAACCTGGCCCGCGCGGTCTTCGACATCGAGGTCATCCACGCGCTCGCCGACCAGGTGGCCGAACGCATCGGTGCCGACCCGCTGGGCGGGGAGAACCTGCTCGAAGAGGCCGACCGCGCCGAGATCCGCCGGGAACTGCGCGAGGAGCCGGAGGTACGGGCGGCCCTGGACGAGCTGTGGCCGGTGCTCACGCCGCAGCGCCTGCTCGCCGACCTGTACGCGGCGCCCGAGCGCATCGACACCGCCGCGCCCATGCTCACCGACGCGGAGCGGGCCGCGTTGCACCGCGAGCCGGGCGGCTGGACACCGGCGGACGTGCCCCTGCTCGACGAGGCGGCGGAGCTGCTCGGCGAGGACGACCGGGCCGCCGCCGCCCGCCGGGACCGGATCCGGGCCCTGCAACGCGAGTACGCCGAGGGTGTGCTGGAGATCGCCCGCGGTTCCCGCTCGATCGACGTGGAGGACGAGGCCGAGGGCGGCGAGATCCTCGGGGTGACCGACCTGCTCGACGCCGACCGGCTGCTGGAGCGGCAGGAGGAGGCGGACCGGCTCACCACCGCCCAGCGCGCGGCGGCCGACCGAGGGTGGGCGTTCGGCCACGTCATCGTCGACGAGGCGCAGGAGTTGTCGCCGATGGCGTGGCGGCTGCTGATGCGCCGCTGCCCGAGCCGTTCGATGACCATAGTGGGTGACGTGGCGCAGACCGGTGCGCTGGCCGGCACACCGTCGTGGGCGGAGGCGCTGGCGCCGTACGTGGCGGACCGGTGGCGGCTGACCGAGCTGACCGTCAGCTACCGCACCCCAGCCGAGATCATGGAGGTGGCCGCGGAGGTGCTGGCCGAGATCGATCCGGCACTACGTCCGCCCCGCGCCGTACGCTCCAGCGGCTTCCCGCCACAGCAGCGGGCGGTGCCGGCGGAGTCGCTCGGCGCGGAGCTGGTGGCGCTCGCCACCGCCGAGGCGGCCGGGCTGACCGACGGGCGGCTCGGGGTGATCGTCCCGGCCGGCCGGCTCGACGACCTCGGTCCCGCGCTGACGACGGCACTGCCCGAGGCGGCCGTCGGTGAGCAACCGGAGCTGGAGAGCCGGGTGGTGGTGCTGACCGTCGCCGAGGCCAAGGGCCTGGAATTCGACTCGGTCGTCGTGGTCGACCCCGACCGCATCATCGCCGAGTCCCCCCGAGGCCCCAGCGACCTCTACGTAGCCCTCACCCGCGCCACCCAACGCCTAACCACCCTCACCCCCACCCGCCCGACCGCTTGA
- a CDS encoding tetratricopeptide repeat protein, translating into MPSGFGELTDQAHDLVSAGDLAGAQRLLADALTGADPRPANATSELAEAASLHARVLVALGEPHSARGWAAYAYAASGRLYGRSDPRTVAAAATLAAVLHRVGSWSRAARLYQEVIIELTASDGPESLRVLAAHADLATVEYARGQCQVARDRLQDAWELHREVYGDGHPSGIKMLARLGSMQRDCGQFAEAQDNLALARELARQHLPADDPLAAQVATLARAAANPDHVCAETPPVSVEEPVVPSARTPPADDIPAAPTWPHPRLPDDDTASASSPPTGAESPGSPTAWPDDPEPPTDTWPPTWAATSEEPPPEQPSGAAAAPSWATDEDDQPWRAAHHAAREEHPAEGYHPSHGYPSADPSATGTASAVPTPRQPVDGPAGPPEDWWVGPTTDQPGPNPYPEPPPPAGGAVPPNVVGLTGTPQAPGVYRLRRVEPERPGPPSRLLPVPVRRTAAPASEARPNRLVLIVAAGVVVVLLGAAAVIAGVSRVGGGDPAPPVASGDPSGAAPPAATATAGEPSPASPGAPPTGLSLRDNRDSVTLRWTYPAGAEGPVIVSGGRNGQPQSPFADLPAGSDSFVVYGLNRSLDYCFTVAVAWSTETVARSDEVCTERR; encoded by the coding sequence GTGCCTTCCGGCTTCGGTGAACTGACTGATCAGGCGCACGACCTGGTCTCCGCCGGCGATCTCGCCGGTGCCCAACGGCTGCTCGCCGACGCGCTGACCGGCGCGGACCCGCGCCCGGCCAACGCCACGTCCGAGTTGGCCGAGGCGGCCAGCCTGCACGCGCGGGTGCTGGTCGCGCTCGGTGAGCCGCACTCGGCACGGGGCTGGGCCGCCTACGCGTACGCCGCCAGCGGCCGGCTCTACGGCCGCTCCGATCCGCGTACGGTGGCCGCCGCAGCCACCCTCGCGGCGGTGCTGCACCGGGTGGGCAGCTGGTCGCGGGCGGCGCGGCTGTACCAGGAAGTGATCATCGAGCTGACCGCGTCGGACGGACCGGAGTCGCTGCGGGTGCTCGCCGCGCACGCCGATCTGGCCACCGTGGAGTATGCCCGGGGTCAGTGCCAGGTCGCCCGTGACCGGCTCCAGGACGCGTGGGAGCTGCACCGGGAGGTCTACGGCGACGGGCACCCGAGCGGCATCAAGATGCTCGCCCGGCTCGGTTCGATGCAGCGCGACTGTGGCCAGTTCGCCGAGGCGCAGGACAATCTGGCCCTGGCCCGGGAACTGGCCCGCCAGCACCTTCCCGCCGACGACCCGCTGGCCGCCCAGGTGGCCACGCTCGCCCGGGCGGCGGCCAACCCGGACCACGTCTGCGCCGAGACTCCACCGGTCAGCGTGGAGGAACCGGTGGTACCGTCCGCCCGTACCCCGCCGGCCGACGACATCCCAGCCGCGCCGACCTGGCCGCACCCGCGCCTGCCCGACGACGACACCGCCTCGGCGTCGTCGCCGCCGACCGGGGCCGAGTCGCCCGGTTCACCGACCGCCTGGCCAGACGACCCCGAGCCGCCGACCGACACCTGGCCCCCGACCTGGGCGGCGACATCGGAGGAACCACCGCCGGAGCAGCCCTCCGGGGCCGCTGCCGCGCCGTCCTGGGCCACGGACGAGGACGACCAGCCGTGGCGGGCGGCTCACCACGCCGCCCGGGAGGAGCACCCGGCGGAGGGCTACCACCCGAGCCACGGGTACCCGTCGGCTGATCCCTCGGCCACCGGTACCGCCTCAGCGGTCCCCACGCCCCGGCAGCCTGTCGACGGTCCGGCCGGGCCGCCCGAGGACTGGTGGGTCGGGCCGACGACCGACCAACCCGGTCCGAACCCGTATCCCGAGCCGCCGCCACCGGCGGGCGGTGCGGTACCGCCGAACGTGGTCGGGCTGACCGGCACGCCGCAGGCGCCCGGGGTCTACCGGCTGCGCCGGGTCGAGCCGGAACGCCCGGGGCCGCCGTCGCGCCTGCTGCCGGTGCCGGTACGCCGCACCGCCGCACCGGCGTCGGAGGCTCGGCCGAACCGACTGGTGCTGATCGTCGCGGCCGGAGTCGTCGTGGTGCTGCTCGGTGCCGCGGCGGTCATCGCCGGGGTGTCCCGGGTCGGCGGCGGCGATCCGGCGCCACCGGTGGCCAGCGGCGATCCGAGCGGCGCGGCACCCCCGGCGGCCACCGCCACGGCCGGCGAGCCTTCCCCCGCCTCCCCCGGCGCACCGCCGACCGGGCTGTCGCTGCGTGACAACCGGGACAGTGTGACGTTGCGGTGGACCTACCCGGCCGGAGCGGAGGGGCCGGTGATCGTCTCGGGTGGCCGGAACGGCCAGCCGCAGAGCCCGTTCGCGGATCTGCCCGCCGGCAGCGACAGCTTCGTTGTCTACGGACTCAACCGCAGTCTCGACTACTGCTTCACGGTCGCGGTCGCGTGGTCCACCGAGACCGTGGCCCGCTCAGACGAGGTCTGCACCGAGCGCCGCTGA
- a CDS encoding MarR family transcriptional regulator, with amino-acid sequence MLVMTRWLDPDEQRTWRAFLTASRALMDTLDRELQRDAGMPHAYYEILVRLSEAPERRLRMSELAESSGSSRSRLSHAVARLEAAGWVRREECPTDRRGQIAHLTDEGFAKLAAAAPGHVEGVRRHLFDPLSPAQVEQLRRISEVLAERLRSA; translated from the coding sequence ATGCTGGTCATGACCCGCTGGCTGGACCCGGACGAACAGCGCACCTGGCGGGCGTTCCTGACCGCCTCCCGGGCGCTGATGGACACGCTCGACCGCGAGTTGCAACGCGACGCCGGGATGCCGCACGCCTACTACGAGATCCTGGTACGACTCTCCGAGGCCCCCGAACGTCGGCTGCGGATGAGCGAGTTGGCCGAGTCCAGCGGCTCCTCGCGCAGTCGGCTGTCGCATGCGGTGGCTCGCCTGGAGGCGGCCGGCTGGGTGCGTCGCGAGGAGTGCCCCACCGACCGGCGCGGCCAGATCGCCCACCTCACCGACGAGGGTTTCGCGAAGCTGGCCGCCGCCGCGCCCGGCCACGTCGAGGGGGTACGCCGGCACCTGTTCGACCCCCTCAGCCCGGCGCAGGTGGAGCAGTTGCGCCGGATCAGCGAGGTGCTGGCCGAACGTCTGAGGTCAGCGTGA
- a CDS encoding VOC family protein, whose product MGIHRLNHAVLYVSDLDRSVAFYRDVLGFRRVPMTPEGFRGAAFLQAPGSTNDHDLGLFEIGAGAGRSTAGRATVGLYHLAWEVDTLDELAATARRLTEVGALVGTSDHGTTKSLYGQDPDGLEFEVVWLVPADRLDDAALAARTRIGRLDLTAEIQRYGGDTRGGVGISVPA is encoded by the coding sequence ATGGGAATCCATCGCCTCAACCACGCCGTCCTCTACGTCAGCGACCTCGACCGCAGCGTCGCCTTCTACCGCGACGTGCTGGGCTTCCGCCGGGTGCCGATGACCCCCGAGGGTTTCCGGGGCGCGGCCTTCCTCCAGGCGCCGGGCTCCACCAACGACCACGACCTCGGCCTGTTCGAGATCGGTGCGGGTGCCGGTCGGTCGACCGCAGGCCGCGCCACCGTCGGCCTTTACCACCTGGCCTGGGAGGTGGACACTCTCGACGAGTTGGCCGCCACCGCCCGGCGGCTGACCGAGGTGGGCGCGTTGGTCGGCACCTCCGACCACGGCACCACCAAGAGCCTCTACGGTCAGGACCCGGACGGGCTGGAGTTCGAGGTGGTCTGGCTGGTGCCCGCCGACCGGCTCGACGACGCCGCCCTCGCCGCCCGGACCAGGATCGGTCGCCTCGACCTGACCGCCGAGATCCAGCGTTACGGCGGCGACACCCGGGGTGGCGTCGGCATCTCGGTCCCCGCGTGA
- a CDS encoding DUF4236 domain-containing protein → MGVMLRKRKKFGPLILHFTQNGFSSWSIKLGRWSWNSRAKAHRVDLPGPLHWKQDKS, encoded by the coding sequence ATGGGTGTGATGTTGCGTAAGCGCAAGAAGTTCGGGCCGCTCATCCTGCACTTCACGCAGAACGGCTTCTCGTCCTGGAGCATCAAGCTCGGTCGGTGGTCCTGGAACTCGCGGGCCAAGGCACACCGCGTCGACCTGCCGGGGCCGCTGCACTGGAAGCAGGACAAGTCCTGA
- a CDS encoding GNAT family N-acetyltransferase, with product MPTPTLRTERLLLEPYRRTDRDDFVALFTDVEVGRFMGDGPLAPAAAEALFERVFSKVYANDLFDVWAVRSACRFVGHAEIKPTDEVSGHEIVYALAKPAWGGGLGTELVRELLRYGFDCLGLSRIHATVDEQNSASLALLARLGFGHERDVAESNGSITRVLLVDQSSD from the coding sequence ATGCCCACCCCCACCCTGCGGACCGAGCGACTGCTGCTGGAGCCGTACCGGCGGACAGACCGGGACGACTTCGTCGCGCTGTTCACCGACGTCGAGGTCGGACGGTTCATGGGTGACGGACCACTCGCCCCGGCTGCGGCCGAGGCGCTGTTCGAGCGGGTGTTCAGCAAGGTCTACGCCAATGACCTGTTCGACGTGTGGGCGGTCCGCAGCGCCTGCCGGTTCGTCGGGCACGCCGAGATCAAACCCACCGACGAGGTGTCCGGCCACGAGATCGTGTACGCCCTGGCGAAGCCGGCGTGGGGCGGCGGTCTGGGCACGGAGTTGGTCCGAGAGCTGCTCCGGTACGGGTTCGACTGCCTCGGACTGTCCCGGATCCATGCCACCGTGGACGAGCAGAACAGCGCGTCACTGGCCCTGCTGGCGCGGCTCGGTTTCGGCCACGAACGCGATGTCGCCGAGTCCAACGGCAGCATCACCCGGGTGTTGTTGGTCGATCAGTCGAGCGACTGA
- a CDS encoding Rrf2 family transcriptional regulator, with the protein MQISARGDYAVRATLSLAATYPALLSTQVIAAEQDMPRKFLEAVLADLRRAGIVRAQRGAEGGYTLARPPGEVTVGAVLRAAEGPLAGVRGRRPEETRYEGVAAHLPEFWVAVRAALRRVVDEVSLADLIDGRLPPHIRNLTTQPDAWEPR; encoded by the coding sequence GTGCAGATCTCGGCGCGTGGCGACTACGCGGTACGGGCGACACTGAGCCTCGCCGCCACGTACCCGGCGTTACTGTCCACCCAGGTCATCGCCGCGGAGCAGGACATGCCCCGCAAGTTCCTGGAGGCGGTCCTGGCCGACCTGCGCCGGGCCGGCATCGTCCGGGCCCAGCGCGGTGCGGAAGGCGGCTACACCCTGGCCCGACCGCCCGGCGAGGTCACCGTCGGCGCGGTGTTGCGCGCGGCGGAGGGCCCATTGGCCGGCGTACGCGGCCGGCGTCCAGAGGAGACACGGTACGAAGGGGTGGCAGCGCACCTGCCCGAGTTCTGGGTGGCGGTCCGCGCGGCACTGCGCCGGGTCGTCGACGAGGTGAGCCTGGCCGACCTGATCGACGGTCGACTGCCGCCCCACATCCGCAACCTGACCACGCAGCCGGACGCCTGGGAACCCCGCTGA
- a CDS encoding AraC family transcriptional regulator, with protein sequence MVPSGHLATALSDAAASPAEIDTITLGDLAPDSGWRRPVLLDSELIVLTTSGHGIAEVDFRALPCRPGTLLRIRPGQVLRCAVPQLDATVVRWHPEALHGLDVDAEEVPIWFQLAGEDEDAIINEVSQLTVDAGRHRDTRIARSLLRHQLSVLLLRLSMLPSGARRTSRPEEETFRRLCREVERSYQASRRVEDYADRLGCSVRTLTRACLAITGRSAKQVVDERVALQASRMLAATDEPIARIGRQLGFTEPTNFGRFFTREVGMSPGAFRAARERPAPTPVVRPRPPVDGRIDVHRA encoded by the coding sequence ATGGTCCCTTCCGGTCACCTAGCCACGGCGCTGTCCGATGCTGCCGCCAGCCCGGCCGAGATCGACACGATCACCCTCGGCGATCTCGCACCCGATTCCGGGTGGCGACGACCGGTGCTGCTGGACAGCGAGCTGATCGTGCTGACCACGAGTGGTCACGGGATCGCCGAGGTGGATTTTCGTGCCCTGCCGTGCCGGCCCGGCACGCTGCTGCGGATCCGGCCCGGCCAGGTGCTGCGCTGCGCCGTGCCCCAGCTGGACGCCACGGTGGTCCGCTGGCATCCGGAGGCGCTGCACGGGCTCGACGTCGACGCCGAGGAGGTGCCGATCTGGTTCCAGCTCGCCGGTGAGGACGAGGACGCGATCATCAACGAGGTCAGCCAGCTGACCGTGGACGCCGGCCGGCACCGGGACACCCGGATCGCCCGCAGCCTGTTGCGTCATCAACTGAGCGTGCTGCTGCTGCGGTTGAGCATGCTGCCCTCCGGTGCGAGGCGGACGTCGCGCCCGGAGGAGGAGACCTTCCGGCGGCTGTGCCGCGAGGTGGAGCGGAGTTACCAGGCCAGCCGCCGGGTCGAGGACTACGCCGACCGGCTGGGCTGCTCGGTGCGTACCCTCACCCGGGCCTGCCTGGCGATCACCGGGCGCAGCGCGAAACAGGTGGTGGACGAGCGGGTCGCGCTCCAGGCCAGCCGGATGCTGGCGGCCACCGACGAGCCGATCGCCCGGATCGGCCGACAGCTCGGCTTCACCGAACCGACGAACTTCGGCCGGTTCTTCACCCGCGAGGTCGGTATGAGCCCGGGTGCGTTCCGGGCCGCCCGCGAGCGGCCCGCGCCGACACCTGTGGTGCGCCCCCGCCCACCCGTGGACGGCCGAATCGACGTTCACCGGGCCTGA